A genome region from Myroides fluvii includes the following:
- the sufD gene encoding Fe-S cluster assembly protein SufD yields the protein MELKDKLITSFVAFEQQLSGEHDTLHNIRVEGLKTFENKGFPTKKEEAWKYTSLNSILKNDFCVIPKKEAAIEYKEVKQYFLSDSDTYKLVFINGVFSSHLSSTTHDGLDVCLMSSALKKPKYKMIIDTYYNTIADKEDSLTALNAAYAVEGAFINIPKSTVVSKPIEIIYLSTSGEQALLVQPRNLVIVGENAHVQILERHQSLDECSVFTNSVTEIFGHKRAIVDFYKLQNDLDTGTLIDNTFIKQKQESRVIVHTFSFGGKLTRNNLNFYQDGERIDSTMKGITLIGGKQHVDHYTLVSHDSPNCESHQNYKGLYDDNSVGVFNGKIYVDKIAQKTDGFQQSNNILLSDKAQVYTKPQLEIFADDVRCSHGCTIGQLDEEAMFYMRQRGIPQKEAKALLMYAFTDEVMESVKIPELKAKVAKLIALKLGVSMGFDI from the coding sequence ATGGAACTTAAAGATAAATTAATAACGTCTTTTGTCGCTTTTGAACAGCAATTGAGTGGTGAGCATGATACGCTGCACAATATTCGCGTGGAAGGGCTTAAGACATTTGAAAATAAGGGATTCCCAACAAAAAAAGAGGAAGCGTGGAAATACACTTCATTGAATTCAATTTTAAAGAATGATTTTTGTGTGATTCCCAAAAAGGAAGCAGCGATAGAGTATAAAGAGGTAAAACAATACTTTTTAAGCGATTCAGATACGTATAAATTGGTTTTTATCAATGGTGTATTTAGTTCGCATTTATCGTCTACCACACATGATGGATTAGATGTTTGCTTGATGTCTTCGGCTTTGAAAAAACCGAAGTACAAGATGATTATCGATACCTATTATAATACAATTGCGGATAAAGAGGATAGTTTAACCGCTTTAAATGCTGCCTATGCTGTAGAAGGTGCCTTTATTAATATTCCTAAGAGTACAGTAGTTTCTAAACCGATAGAAATTATCTATTTATCGACTTCAGGAGAGCAAGCATTGTTAGTTCAACCTCGTAATTTGGTTATTGTTGGTGAAAATGCACATGTTCAAATTTTAGAACGCCATCAAAGTTTAGATGAATGTAGCGTATTTACCAATTCGGTAACGGAGATTTTTGGTCATAAACGCGCAATTGTAGATTTCTATAAATTGCAAAATGATTTAGACACAGGTACGTTAATCGACAATACATTTATCAAACAAAAACAGGAGAGTAGAGTCATTGTACACACGTTCTCTTTTGGTGGTAAATTGACGCGTAACAACTTGAATTTCTATCAAGATGGAGAGCGTATAGACAGTACAATGAAAGGGATAACGTTAATTGGAGGCAAACAACACGTGGATCACTATACGTTAGTTTCACATGACAGTCCAAACTGTGAGAGTCACCAGAATTATAAAGGACTCTATGACGATAATTCGGTTGGTGTTTTCAACGGAAAGATTTACGTGGATAAAATTGCTCAAAAAACGGATGGTTTCCAACAAAGTAACAATATCCTATTGAGTGATAAAGCGCAAGTATATACAAAACCTCAATTGGAAATTTTTGCAGATGATGTACGTTGTTCGCACGGTTGTACGATTGGGCAACTAGACGAGGAAGCAATGTTCTATATGCGTCAAAGAGGGATTCCACAAAAAGAAGCCAAAGCATTGTTGATGTATGCTTTTACTGATGAAGTAATGGAGTCGGTGAAAATTCCAGAATTAAAAGCAAAAGTTGCTAAATTGATTGCCTTAAAACTTGGCGTATCAATGGGATTTGATATTTAA
- the sufC gene encoding Fe-S cluster assembly ATPase SufC has translation MLQIKNLHASVENKEILKGINLEVKAGEVHAIMGPNGAGKSTLSSVIAGNEAFEVTEGEMLLDGEELGELAPEERAHKGVFLSFQYPIEIPGVSVTNFIKTAINEARKAKGEVEMPANEMLKKIKEKSELLEIDRKFLSRSLNEGFSGGEKKRNEIFQMAMLEPKLAILDETDSGLDIDALRIVANGVNKLKSEDNAVILITHYQRLLEYIVPDFVHVLYDGKIVKTGGKELALELEEKGYDWIKESL, from the coding sequence ATGTTACAGATAAAAAACCTACACGCAAGTGTTGAAAATAAAGAAATATTAAAAGGAATTAATTTAGAAGTAAAAGCAGGTGAAGTTCACGCAATTATGGGACCTAACGGTGCTGGTAAAAGTACACTGTCTTCTGTGATTGCTGGAAATGAGGCTTTTGAAGTAACGGAAGGTGAAATGTTATTGGATGGAGAAGAGTTAGGAGAATTAGCTCCTGAAGAAAGAGCACATAAAGGCGTGTTTTTATCTTTTCAATATCCAATAGAAATCCCTGGGGTTTCTGTAACAAATTTCATTAAAACGGCAATTAATGAGGCTAGAAAAGCAAAAGGAGAAGTAGAGATGCCAGCCAATGAAATGTTGAAGAAAATCAAAGAAAAATCAGAATTATTGGAAATCGATAGAAAATTCTTATCTCGTTCATTGAATGAAGGGTTTTCTGGAGGGGAGAAAAAGCGTAACGAGATTTTTCAAATGGCGATGCTAGAACCAAAATTAGCCATCTTAGATGAAACAGACTCTGGTTTGGATATTGATGCATTGCGCATTGTTGCTAATGGAGTAAATAAATTGAAGAGCGAAGACAATGCTGTAATTTTAATTACGCACTATCAACGTTTATTAGAATATATCGTGCCTGATTTTGTACACGTTTTATATGACGGAAAGATTGTAAAAACAGGAGGAAAAGAATTAGCCTTAGAATTAGAAGAGAAAGGATACGACTGGATTAAAGAATCGCTTTAA
- the sufB gene encoding Fe-S cluster assembly protein SufB, whose translation MSKYTEEDLKKELEGKEYEYGFYTDIESETFPIGLNEDIVRAISAKKEEPEWMTEWRLESFRIWKEMVEPEWANVQYEKPDFQAISYYSAPKSKDKYKSLDEVDPELLETFNKLGISIDEQKRLSGVAIDIVMDSVSVATTFKETLAEKGIIFCSISEAIREYPELVKKYLGTVVPQTDNFYAALNSAVFSDGSFCYIPKGVRCPMELSTYFRINQAGTGQFERTLVVADEGSYVSYLEGCTAPSRDENQLHAAVVELIALDNAEIKYSTVQNWYPGNSEGKGGVFNFVTKRGICETKAKISWTQVETGSAVTWKYPSCILKGDYSVGEFYSVAVTNNYQQADTGTKMIHLGKNTRSTIISKGISAGKSQNSYRGLVQVGPRAENARNFSQCDSLLMGNECGAHTFPYIEARNSTAQIEHEATTSKIGEDQIFYCNQRGISTEKAIALIVNGFSKEVLNKLPMEFAVEAQKLLEISLEGSVG comes from the coding sequence ATGAGCAAGTATACAGAAGAAGATTTAAAAAAAGAATTAGAAGGTAAGGAATATGAGTATGGATTTTATACAGATATAGAATCAGAAACATTTCCTATTGGATTAAACGAAGACATTGTCAGAGCGATTTCTGCTAAAAAAGAAGAGCCTGAGTGGATGACTGAATGGAGACTGGAGTCGTTCCGTATATGGAAAGAAATGGTCGAACCAGAATGGGCCAATGTACAGTATGAAAAACCTGATTTCCAAGCTATTTCTTATTATTCTGCGCCGAAAAGCAAAGATAAATACAAGAGTTTGGATGAAGTAGATCCAGAATTGCTTGAAACATTCAATAAATTGGGTATTTCGATTGATGAGCAAAAACGCTTATCGGGTGTTGCCATCGATATTGTTATGGATTCTGTTTCTGTAGCAACAACATTTAAAGAAACCTTAGCTGAGAAAGGAATTATTTTTTGTTCTATTTCTGAAGCAATTAGAGAATATCCAGAGTTAGTAAAAAAATATTTAGGAACTGTAGTGCCGCAAACAGATAATTTCTATGCTGCATTGAATTCTGCTGTTTTTTCTGATGGATCATTCTGTTATATACCAAAAGGAGTGCGTTGTCCGATGGAGTTATCGACGTATTTCCGTATTAATCAAGCAGGAACAGGACAGTTTGAACGCACCTTAGTTGTAGCAGACGAAGGAAGTTATGTTTCGTATTTAGAAGGATGTACAGCACCTTCTCGTGATGAGAATCAATTGCACGCAGCTGTGGTGGAGTTAATCGCTTTAGACAACGCTGAAATTAAGTATTCAACGGTGCAAAACTGGTATCCTGGAAACAGTGAAGGAAAAGGGGGCGTTTTTAACTTTGTTACAAAACGCGGTATTTGCGAAACCAAAGCTAAAATTTCTTGGACTCAAGTTGAAACGGGATCTGCAGTTACTTGGAAATATCCGTCGTGTATTTTGAAAGGAGATTATTCTGTTGGAGAGTTTTATTCTGTTGCAGTGACGAATAATTATCAACAAGCGGATACAGGAACAAAAATGATTCACTTAGGCAAGAATACGAGATCAACGATTATCTCAAAAGGAATTTCTGCTGGTAAATCTCAAAATAGTTACCGTGGATTAGTGCAAGTTGGACCACGCGCAGAAAATGCAAGAAATTTTTCTCAATGTGATTCCTTGTTAATGGGGAATGAGTGTGGAGCACATACGTTCCCGTATATTGAGGCTAGAAATTCAACGGCTCAAATTGAACATGAGGCTACAACGAGTAAAATTGGAGAAGATCAAATTTTCTATTGTAATCAGAGAGGAATCTCAACAGAAAAAGCGATTGCTTTGATTGTTAATGGGTTCTCTAAAGAAGTTTTGAACAAATTACCGATGGAATTTGCTGTAGAGGCACAAAAATTATTAGAGATTTCATTAGAAGGAAGTGTGGGTTAA
- a CDS encoding HesB/IscA family protein, which translates to MIKVSDIARKRVALLMEDEGFDSTTDYVRVGVESGGCSGLSYQLKFDHDITENDKVFEDNGVKIAVDKKSFLYLVGTTLEYSGGLNGKGFYFNNPNASRTCGCGESFSL; encoded by the coding sequence ATGATAAAAGTTTCAGATATAGCAAGAAAACGCGTAGCTCTTTTGATGGAGGATGAAGGTTTTGATTCTACAACAGATTACGTTCGCGTAGGGGTAGAAAGCGGAGGATGTTCCGGCTTATCGTACCAATTAAAATTTGACCACGACATTACAGAAAACGACAAAGTTTTTGAAGATAACGGGGTTAAAATTGCTGTTGATAAAAAAAGCTTTTTGTATTTAGTAGGAACAACTCTTGAGTATTCAGGAGGGTTAAACGGAAAAGGTTTCTATTTTAACAACCCGAACGCAAGTAGAACTTGCGGATGTGGAGAAAGTTTTTCTTTATAG
- a CDS encoding MBL fold metallo-hydrolase: MRLYSLQSGNFKLDGGAMFGVVPKSIWSKTNPADSNNQIDLGARLLLIEEGNRLLLIDTGMGTKQSEKFFGYYSLWGDHTLEKSLATYGFHPDDITDVFLTHLHFDHVGGAVNWNANRTGYVNAFKNARYWSNEEHWHWATQPNAREKASFLPENILPIQESGALHFIERQDSDLLLQTELGFSIFFADGHTDKQMIPILDYKGRKLAFTADLLPTAGHIPLPYVMGYDTRPLLTLSEKEKFLKMAADENWLLFLEHDAHNEIITVQHTEKGVRLNEIYQASDILI; this comes from the coding sequence ATGAGGTTATATAGTCTACAAAGTGGCAATTTTAAATTAGATGGCGGCGCTATGTTTGGTGTAGTTCCCAAATCCATTTGGAGTAAAACCAATCCCGCAGATTCAAACAATCAAATTGATTTAGGAGCGCGTTTATTGCTCATTGAAGAAGGCAATCGCTTACTTTTAATCGACACGGGAATGGGAACCAAACAATCGGAGAAATTTTTCGGTTATTATTCACTTTGGGGCGATCACACCCTTGAAAAATCATTAGCTACCTACGGTTTTCATCCTGATGATATTACCGATGTATTTTTGACGCACTTGCATTTTGACCATGTGGGTGGAGCGGTAAATTGGAATGCCAATCGCACAGGTTATGTCAATGCCTTTAAAAATGCGCGCTATTGGTCTAACGAAGAACATTGGCACTGGGCCACACAACCCAATGCAAGAGAAAAAGCGTCTTTCTTACCCGAAAATATACTCCCTATTCAAGAAAGTGGTGCCCTTCACTTCATCGAAAGACAAGATTCAGATCTACTCCTGCAAACGGAATTGGGATTTTCTATTTTCTTTGCAGATGGACATACCGATAAACAGATGATTCCTATTTTGGATTACAAGGGACGCAAACTAGCCTTTACTGCCGATTTATTGCCAACCGCAGGCCATATTCCCTTACCTTATGTCATGGGATATGACACTCGCCCTTTGTTAACACTAAGTGAAAAGGAAAAATTTTTAAAAATGGCTGCTGATGAAAATTGGCTTCTATTCTTAGAACATGATGCTCATAACGAAATAATTACAGTGCAACATACTGAAAAAGGAGTGCGACTAAATGAAATATATCAAGCCTCCGATATCTTAATTTAA
- a CDS encoding S8 family peptidase → MRLIKPIYLSAALAFALASCGGSKAIIQKPISDVDQLPTRTTTLPEEQLKRWSHLDILRDTVPGMSVDRAYEELLKGKPLPKKVVVGVIDSGIEVDHDDLKDQVWINPKEIAGNNIDDDNNGYIDDIHGWNFLGKSVHENVEMVRVVRRGDDGSEQYKRAVKELAKEIQEAKEIQVRADMLMRANERLATFLGKKDYTIEDLNAIGSEVSEEIAHSTKVISNILNNGRELSWLETYKNYGDSKLKYHLNVDYNGRALVGDDHSNINDRVYGDNDVIGPDREEAKHGTHVSGIIAQTRHNDLGGDGVASEVAEIMALRAVPDGDEYDKDIALAIRYAADNGAKVINGSFGKYFEENSQWVRDAIQYAESRDVLIVVAAGNDAMDLNIEGGVERYPNDNVKMGPEVASNFLVVGALNPKFGENMVATFSNYGHYDVDVFAPGVKIYATTPNNTYEYLQGTSMASPNVAGVAALVRAYYPQFTAAEVKKIIMDSGVAVTINVIVGEKREVRNFNSISTSGKFVNAYNALLLAEKLAKAKK, encoded by the coding sequence ATGCGTTTGATTAAACCAATTTATCTTTCAGCAGCCCTAGCATTTGCTTTAGCTAGCTGTGGAGGCTCAAAAGCTATCATTCAAAAGCCAATTTCAGATGTAGATCAATTACCTACAAGAACAACTACATTACCAGAAGAACAATTGAAAAGATGGAGTCACCTAGACATCTTACGAGATACTGTACCTGGAATGTCCGTAGATCGTGCTTATGAAGAACTTTTAAAAGGTAAACCACTTCCTAAGAAAGTAGTTGTAGGAGTAATTGACTCGGGAATTGAAGTTGACCACGATGATTTGAAAGATCAAGTTTGGATCAATCCAAAGGAAATCGCTGGAAACAACATAGACGATGATAACAATGGTTATATCGACGATATCCACGGATGGAACTTCTTAGGTAAATCAGTACACGAAAATGTAGAAATGGTACGTGTAGTGAGAAGAGGAGATGATGGATCAGAACAATACAAAAGAGCGGTAAAAGAACTAGCCAAAGAAATTCAAGAAGCTAAAGAAATCCAAGTTAGAGCGGACATGTTGATGCGCGCGAACGAAAGATTAGCCACTTTCTTAGGTAAAAAAGACTATACAATCGAAGATTTGAATGCGATTGGATCAGAGGTATCGGAAGAAATAGCACATTCAACCAAAGTAATTTCAAATATCCTAAACAACGGTCGTGAGCTTTCTTGGTTAGAAACGTACAAAAACTACGGAGACAGCAAGTTGAAATACCACTTAAACGTAGATTACAACGGACGTGCACTTGTTGGTGATGATCATAGCAATATCAACGATCGCGTATATGGAGACAATGACGTAATTGGTCCAGATCGCGAAGAGGCAAAACACGGAACACACGTTTCTGGAATTATTGCACAAACTAGACACAATGATTTAGGTGGAGATGGTGTTGCTTCGGAAGTTGCAGAAATCATGGCTTTAAGAGCCGTTCCTGATGGAGACGAGTACGATAAAGATATCGCATTAGCGATTCGCTACGCTGCAGACAATGGTGCAAAAGTAATCAATGGTAGTTTCGGAAAATACTTTGAAGAAAACAGCCAATGGGTACGCGATGCCATTCAATATGCTGAATCAAGAGACGTTTTAATCGTTGTAGCAGCAGGAAATGATGCTATGGATTTAAACATCGAAGGTGGTGTAGAACGCTATCCAAATGACAACGTTAAAATGGGTCCAGAAGTAGCAAGCAACTTTTTAGTTGTTGGTGCTTTAAATCCAAAATTCGGAGAAAATATGGTGGCTACATTCTCTAACTACGGACACTATGACGTAGACGTTTTTGCTCCTGGAGTAAAAATTTACGCAACAACACCGAACAATACCTATGAATATTTACAAGGAACGTCAATGGCATCGCCAAACGTTGCTGGGGTTGCTGCTTTAGTAAGAGCTTACTACCCACAATTTACAGCGGCTGAAGTGAAAAAAATCATCATGGATTCAGGGGTGGCTGTAACTATTAACGTAATTGTTGGTGAGAAAAGAGAAGTGAGAAATTTCAACTCTATTTCGACTTCTGGAAAATTTGTCAATGCATACAATGCCTTACTTTTAGCTGAAAAATTAGCTAAGGCAAAAAAATAA